One genomic window of Corynebacterium sp. sy039 includes the following:
- a CDS encoding TIGR02611 family protein has protein sequence MGKMRDAVSEKIDKIERHHAALKTRRFGFLVRPLTLFLGSLITIIGIVTIPFPGPGWLTVFIGVGILSLEAHWAQRLLKWGIHKYEQFFLWYKNQNKKIRYGIIFATCLCVWICVAVAAYISWKCGAIPALDPIMTKFF, from the coding sequence GAAAATGCGTGATGCAGTGAGCGAAAAAATCGACAAGATTGAACGACATCATGCAGCTCTAAAAACACGACGCTTTGGATTCTTGGTGCGTCCACTGACTCTGTTTCTAGGCTCACTTATTACCATTATCGGTATTGTGACTATCCCTTTTCCAGGACCAGGGTGGCTCACTGTCTTCATTGGAGTAGGCATTTTATCGCTCGAAGCACATTGGGCGCAGAGGCTATTGAAATGGGGAATTCACAAATACGAGCAGTTTTTTCTTTGGTATAAAAACCAAAATAAAAAGATACGCTACGGGATCATCTTCGCTACTTGTTTATGCGTTTGGATTTGTGTAGCAGTGGCAGCGTACATAAGTTGGAAATGCGGAGCAATCCCTGCATTAGACCCAATCATGACAAAATTTTTCTAA